A region of Malaciobacter marinus DNA encodes the following proteins:
- a CDS encoding ATP-binding cassette domain-containing protein: MSDDLVLSIKNLSFSFNNKKMIYDDFNLELKRGELICIVGESGKGKSTLFELICNNLKPQKGIIKVKKISSIYQDPYSSFHPSYKILEQIKDVVDNDTLNNELNKLCLELNLSKEFLLKKPHELSGGQLQRCSILRSLLMKPDLLLVDEATSALDNIISLEVMKLLIKYLDKCAILMITHDISLANWCADEIIDLNRLKNEK, translated from the coding sequence ATGAGTGATGATTTAGTATTGAGCATAAAAAATCTTTCTTTCTCTTTTAATAATAAAAAAATGATATATGATGATTTTAATCTTGAGTTAAAAAGAGGCGAACTTATTTGTATTGTAGGAGAAAGTGGAAAGGGAAAAAGTACTTTATTTGAACTTATTTGTAATAACTTAAAACCACAAAAGGGAATTATTAAAGTTAAGAAAATAAGTTCAATATATCAAGACCCTTATAGTTCATTTCATCCATCTTATAAAATTTTAGAGCAAATAAAAGATGTGGTTGATAATGATACTTTAAATAATGAATTAAATAAGTTATGTCTTGAGCTTAATTTAAGTAAAGAGTTTTTATTAAAAAAACCTCATGAATTAAGTGGTGGTCAACTTCAAAGATGTTCAATTTTAAGAAGCTTATTAATGAAACCTGATCTTTTACTTGTAGATGAAGCTACATCAGCTTTAGATAATATTATATCTTTAGAAGTTATGAAACTTTTAATAAAATATTTAGATAAATGTGCAATACTAATGATTACACATGATATCTCATTAGCTAATTGGTGTGCAGATGAAATTATAGATTTAAATAGGTTGAAAAATGAAAAATAA
- the hemH gene encoding ferrochelatase — translation MKNKKALVLLNMGGPRTKNELKMFLTNMFNDKNIITVKSSILRKMIAFFITTSRLNEAWKNYEEIGGFSPINKITENLIDKLNDSFDDIYVTQAMRYTPPFSSTAIKQIKEQGIKDVILLPLYPQYSTTTTKSSVEDFYEVAKDEFNIEVIDPFYKNESFNDIILKELVSKVENVNEYNLIFSAHGLPQKIVDAGDVYEKHVNEHVRILSEKLQQKGYNFKSTNLAYQSKVGPLKWLEPSLDDMLKNFKDEKVLIYPIAFIIDNSETDFELSIEYKEIADEIGISDYKVCKCVNDSEDFQATIKELIGK, via the coding sequence ATGAAAAATAAAAAAGCATTAGTTTTATTAAATATGGGTGGTCCAAGGACAAAAAATGAGTTAAAAATGTTTTTAACTAATATGTTTAATGATAAAAATATTATTACAGTCAAAAGTAGCATTTTAAGAAAAATGATTGCTTTTTTTATTACAACTTCAAGATTAAATGAAGCATGGAAGAATTATGAAGAAATAGGTGGATTTTCTCCAATTAATAAAATAACTGAAAATTTAATTGATAAGTTAAATGATAGTTTTGATGATATTTATGTTACTCAAGCTATGAGATATACTCCTCCTTTTTCATCAACAGCAATAAAACAAATTAAAGAACAAGGTATAAAAGATGTAATTTTACTTCCTTTATATCCTCAGTATTCAACAACCACTACAAAATCTTCTGTTGAGGATTTTTATGAAGTAGCAAAAGATGAATTTAATATCGAAGTTATTGATCCTTTTTATAAAAATGAGAGTTTTAATGATATTATTTTAAAAGAGTTAGTTTCAAAAGTTGAAAATGTAAATGAGTATAATCTTATTTTTTCAGCCCATGGTCTTCCTCAAAAAATTGTTGATGCAGGAGATGTATATGAAAAACATGTTAATGAACATGTTCGAATTTTATCAGAAAAACTACAACAAAAAGGCTATAATTTTAAATCAACAAACCTAGCATATCAATCAAAAGTAGGGCCATTGAAATGGCTTGAGCCATCTTTAGATGATATGTTGAAAAATTTTAAAGATGAAAAAGTTTTGATTTATCCAATTGCATTTATTATTGATAATTCAGAAACAGATTTTGAATTAAGTATTGAGTACAAAGAGATTGCTGATGAAATAGGAATAAGTGACTATAAGGTTTGCAAGTGTGTAAATGATAGTGAAGATTTTCAAGCTACAATTAAAGAGTTAATAGGAAAGTAA
- the gmk gene encoding guanylate kinase, with the protein MQDNHGAILLISGPSGCGKSTLLKEVYKDISEYYFSISTTTRAPREGEKNGVDYFFVSKEDFEKDIKDKNFLEYANVHGNYYGTSLKPVKEALKDGKLVIFDIDVQGHDLVKKTDLCSFLTSVFITTPTLKELESRLNNRATDSKDIIAKRVKNAKIEINSIDKYDYFLINDNLDDASKKLVSIANAARIKASLFNKKQIISEWMN; encoded by the coding sequence ATGCAAGATAACCATGGAGCAATTTTACTTATTTCTGGTCCTAGTGGATGTGGTAAATCAACACTTTTAAAAGAAGTTTATAAAGATATTAGTGAGTATTATTTTTCTATTTCAACAACAACAAGAGCTCCACGAGAAGGAGAGAAAAATGGTGTTGATTATTTTTTTGTATCAAAAGAAGATTTTGAAAAAGATATCAAGGATAAGAACTTTTTAGAGTATGCAAATGTTCATGGTAACTATTATGGCACTTCTTTAAAACCTGTAAAAGAAGCCTTGAAAGATGGAAAGTTAGTAATCTTTGATATTGATGTGCAAGGACATGATTTAGTTAAGAAAACAGACCTTTGTTCTTTTTTAACTTCTGTTTTTATTACAACACCTACTTTAAAAGAGTTAGAAAGTAGATTGAATAATAGAGCAACTGATTCAAAAGATATAATTGCTAAAAGAGTAAAAAATGCAAAAATAGAGATTAACTCTATTGATAAGTATGATTATTTTTTAATAAATGATAATTTAGATGATGCAAGTAAAAAACTTGTAAGTATCGCAAATGCAGCAAGAATAAAAGCTTCTTTATTTAATAAAAAACAAATTATAAGCGAGTGGATGAACTAG
- a CDS encoding EAL domain-containing protein, with protein sequence MINNISILKNITILYAEDEASLREITLNILKGFTKKQFVAKDGQEGLDLFKENEEEIDLIITDVNMPHMNGLEMIKEIKQINPNIPIIVATAFSNTEYLLEAIDIGVDKYVLKPIDMKKLLQTMSQSLLYHELKDLYIDKLTHLPNRNRLKKDLAQTEEDLMALINIDKFSTINDLFGESNGDKILSEFSDNLKKHFCKQDYKIYRIEADKFAIVSKKQDKDIYEFKKLCKTFADNIQKETIIIDDNEIDLNVTIGIAKGDGNRAYKYSQRVISYARSKFEQVMIYDDSFNIQESFEENIKWVKKIKNGLKNGNFKGFYQPIVDNKTQEIYKYEALIRFIEDDGEVIAPFKFLDIAKKAKLYPHVINVMLKEALLLIKAKNKRVAVNISFEDIASDETQKFIYEELKAEPEATKLLEFEILESEEISDIDIVKSFIKDVKALGCTVGVDDFGAGYSNFNMLTNLDIDFVKIDSSLIKEIDHSKNQEIIVNTISNFSKEFGFTTVAEFVSSKEIYEKVKSLDIDYSQGYHFGKPMSFDEV encoded by the coding sequence ATGATAAATAATATCTCAATATTAAAAAATATTACGATTTTATATGCAGAAGATGAAGCTAGTTTAAGAGAAATAACTTTAAATATCTTAAAAGGTTTCACAAAAAAACAGTTTGTTGCAAAAGATGGTCAAGAAGGCTTGGACTTGTTTAAAGAGAATGAGGAAGAGATTGACCTTATCATAACAGACGTAAATATGCCACATATGAATGGTTTAGAAATGATAAAAGAGATAAAACAAATAAATCCTAATATTCCAATTATTGTTGCAACTGCATTTTCAAATACAGAATATTTACTTGAAGCAATTGATATTGGTGTTGATAAATATGTTTTAAAACCAATTGATATGAAAAAATTACTTCAAACAATGAGTCAATCATTACTTTATCACGAATTAAAAGATTTATACATTGATAAACTTACTCACTTACCAAATAGAAATAGATTAAAAAAAGATTTAGCCCAAACAGAAGAAGACTTGATGGCACTTATAAATATTGATAAGTTTTCAACTATAAATGATTTGTTTGGTGAAAGCAATGGTGATAAAATACTTTCTGAATTCTCAGATAATTTGAAAAAACATTTTTGTAAACAAGATTATAAAATATATAGAATTGAAGCAGATAAATTTGCAATAGTTTCAAAAAAACAAGATAAAGATATTTATGAGTTTAAAAAACTATGCAAAACCTTTGCAGATAATATTCAAAAAGAAACAATTATTATTGATGATAATGAAATTGATTTAAATGTTACAATTGGTATTGCAAAAGGTGATGGTAATAGAGCATACAAATATTCTCAAAGAGTTATTTCATATGCAAGAAGTAAATTTGAACAAGTTATGATTTATGATGATTCTTTTAATATCCAAGAATCATTTGAAGAAAATATAAAATGGGTTAAGAAGATTAAAAATGGTCTTAAAAATGGTAATTTTAAAGGTTTTTATCAACCAATAGTTGATAATAAAACTCAAGAAATCTATAAATATGAAGCTTTAATTAGATTTATTGAAGATGATGGAGAAGTAATTGCTCCATTTAAATTTTTAGATATAGCAAAAAAAGCAAAATTGTACCCCCATGTAATTAATGTAATGTTAAAAGAAGCATTACTTCTTATAAAAGCAAAAAATAAAAGAGTTGCAGTAAATATCTCATTTGAAGATATTGCAAGTGATGAAACACAAAAATTCATTTATGAAGAGTTAAAAGCTGAACCAGAAGCAACAAAACTTTTAGAGTTTGAGATATTAGAAAGTGAAGAAATTTCAGATATTGATATAGTAAAAAGTTTTATAAAAGATGTTAAAGCTCTTGGTTGTACAGTAGGAGTAGATGACTTTGGTGCTGGATACTCCAACTTTAATATGCTTACAAATTTAGATATTGATTTTGTAAAAATTGATAGTTCATTAATAAAAGAGATTGATCACTCAAAAAATCAAGAGATTATTGTAAATACAATTTCAAACTTCTCTAAAGAGTTTGGTTTTACAACAGTAGCTGAGTTTGTAAGTAGTAAAGAGATTTATGAAAAAGTAAAATCTTTAGATATTGACTACTCACAAGGTTATCACTTTGGTAAACCTATGAGTTTTGATGAAGTATAA
- the ccoS gene encoding cbb3-type cytochrome oxidase assembly protein CcoS, whose product MIDGTLLMMLVVALVVSFAILGVFIWGAKGGQFDDGEKMMGGLLFDSTEDLNDARKKEQKKMNAKKEQKKSKLDK is encoded by the coding sequence ATGATTGATGGTACTTTATTAATGATGTTAGTTGTTGCACTTGTAGTCTCTTTTGCAATACTAGGTGTATTTATTTGGGGAGCTAAAGGTGGTCAGTTTGATGATGGTGAAAAAATGATGGGTGGCTTGCTTTTTGATTCAACTGAAGATTTAAATGATGCAAGAAAAAAAGAACAAAAAAAGATGAATGCAAAAAAAGAGCAAAAAAAAAGTAAGTTAGATAAGTAA
- a CDS encoding asparaginase domain-containing protein, with translation MNKLLVINTGGTFNKRYNEQTGTLDVAKDNKAILDILENCARGNLNIDIKGIIFKDSLKINTNDREEIINEIGKYDKILIVHGTDTMDETAKYIEKRVKDKFIVLTGAMHPYSIDKIEATSNFMIGLSFLNTNDTKGVYISMHGLVKESAKLFKNRDLGIFQCQK, from the coding sequence ATGAATAAATTATTAGTAATAAATACAGGCGGAACATTTAATAAAAGATACAATGAACAAACTGGAACTTTAGATGTAGCTAAAGACAACAAAGCAATTTTAGATATTTTAGAAAATTGTGCTAGAGGAAATTTAAATATTGACATAAAAGGTATTATCTTTAAAGACTCATTGAAAATCAATACTAATGATAGAGAAGAAATTATTAATGAAATTGGAAAATATGATAAGATTCTAATAGTTCATGGTACAGATACTATGGATGAAACTGCAAAATATATTGAAAAAAGAGTTAAAGATAAATTTATTGTTTTAACAGGGGCTATGCACCCATACTCTATTGATAAAATTGAGGCAACTTCAAATTTTATGATAGGACTTAGCTTTTTAAATACTAATGATACTAAAGGAGTTTATATCTCTATGCATGGTCTTGTAAAAGAGAGTGCAAAACTTTTTAAAAATAGGGATTTAGGAATATTTCAGTGTCAAAAATAA
- a CDS encoding heavy metal translocating P-type ATPase: MSKIKCDHCHLEYDEDIMIKDDSLHFCCKGCQGVYHLLKDDGLDSFYEKLGNKTIAPPLTTDNDVEKFDTKSFEDNFIKTTDEGFSRIDLIIEGIHCAACVWLNEKVLYDTDGIVEANINFSTNKAKIVWDEDKIKLSEIILKIRSIGYNAYAYDATIADEKATKSKRDFFIRMMVAVFATMNIMMLSVAKYTGFFTGISEQVRNYIHLGEFILATPVLFYSGWIFYKGAYYGLKNRILNMDFLVSSGATFSYIYSLYVLFGGKGESYFDSVAMIITFVLVGKYLEVIGKKSAVDTLDKIKSSIPLEAIIIEDNIKKVLPINSVKVGDIVELKAGEKASFDGALESSSASFDESSISGESLPIDKQKGSKIFSGTINCEKVIRYKVLKSYEDSTLNSIVTLLEDSLSSKPKIEHKANEISKGFSVLILSLAILTFVVWYYFGIDLGFDYEGAEHFEKSFIVAISVIVIACPCALALATPIASLIGISELAKNGLLFKEAKYIETLATADTLVMDKTGTITKGKLKVKKAKFLDDNIHKLNLLYTLLDSSNHPISNSVKEYMKNNFSLESKDLFDIKSIDGQGVVAKYKNIDGKVFNILGGNMKLLKTYNIDYKFESKNSIYIFVVDSKVIATFELEDEIKEGAKEFILNIKKLGLDVVMLTGDNNATAKNVASNVGIKNYISEVDPIEKAQFIQDLKNKDKNVIMVGDGINDSVALAKSDVSIAMGSSADIALSVSDIVLLDNSLNSLELAFTLSKRTYKFIKQNLFISLVYNAITIPLAMAGYVIPLVAALSMSLSSLIVVANSMRIKLKK; this comes from the coding sequence GTGTCAAAAATAAAATGCGATCATTGTCATTTAGAGTATGATGAAGATATAATGATAAAAGATGATTCTTTGCATTTTTGTTGTAAAGGTTGTCAAGGAGTTTATCATCTTCTAAAAGATGATGGTTTAGACTCTTTTTATGAAAAACTTGGAAATAAAACCATTGCTCCACCATTAACAACTGATAATGATGTGGAAAAATTTGATACAAAAAGTTTTGAAGATAATTTTATAAAAACAACAGATGAAGGCTTTAGTAGAATTGACTTGATAATTGAAGGAATTCATTGTGCTGCTTGTGTTTGGCTAAATGAAAAAGTACTTTATGATACAGATGGAATAGTTGAAGCAAATATAAATTTCTCTACAAATAAAGCAAAGATAGTTTGGGATGAAGATAAAATTAAACTTTCTGAAATTATTTTGAAAATTAGAAGTATTGGTTATAACGCATATGCATATGATGCAACTATTGCAGATGAAAAAGCTACAAAATCAAAAAGAGATTTTTTTATTAGAATGATGGTAGCTGTTTTTGCAACAATGAATATAATGATGTTATCTGTAGCAAAATATACTGGATTTTTTACAGGAATCTCTGAACAAGTTAGAAATTATATACACTTAGGTGAGTTTATACTAGCAACACCTGTACTTTTTTATAGTGGTTGGATTTTTTATAAGGGTGCATATTATGGATTGAAAAATCGTATTTTAAATATGGACTTTTTAGTTAGTTCAGGAGCTACATTTTCATATATTTATTCGCTTTATGTTCTTTTTGGAGGCAAGGGTGAGAGTTACTTTGATAGTGTTGCTATGATTATTACCTTTGTTTTAGTTGGAAAGTATCTTGAAGTTATTGGTAAAAAATCAGCCGTTGATACCTTAGATAAAATTAAAAGCTCAATACCATTAGAAGCAATTATTATAGAAGACAATATAAAAAAAGTATTACCTATAAATAGTGTAAAAGTTGGAGATATTGTCGAGTTAAAAGCAGGTGAAAAAGCATCTTTTGATGGAGCACTTGAATCTTCAAGTGCATCTTTTGATGAATCAAGTATTAGTGGTGAATCACTTCCTATTGATAAACAAAAGGGTTCAAAAATTTTTAGTGGAACAATAAATTGTGAAAAGGTTATAAGATATAAAGTTTTGAAATCCTATGAAGATTCAACTTTAAATTCAATAGTAACTTTACTTGAAGATTCATTAAGTTCAAAACCAAAAATTGAACATAAGGCAAATGAAATATCAAAAGGTTTTAGTGTATTAATTTTATCTTTAGCTATTTTGACATTTGTTGTTTGGTATTACTTTGGGATAGATTTAGGCTTTGATTATGAGGGGGCTGAACATTTTGAAAAATCTTTTATTGTTGCAATTTCAGTTATTGTTATTGCTTGTCCTTGTGCTTTAGCCCTAGCAACGCCAATAGCTAGTTTAATAGGTATTTCAGAACTTGCAAAAAATGGTTTACTATTTAAAGAAGCAAAATATATTGAAACATTGGCAACAGCTGATACTTTAGTAATGGATAAAACAGGAACAATTACAAAAGGTAAACTAAAAGTAAAAAAAGCAAAATTTTTAGATGATAATATTCACAAACTAAATTTATTATATACTCTTTTAGATAGTTCAAATCATCCAATTAGTAATTCTGTAAAAGAGTATATGAAAAATAATTTTTCTTTAGAATCAAAAGATCTTTTTGATATTAAAAGTATTGATGGACAAGGTGTAGTCGCAAAATATAAAAATATTGATGGAAAAGTATTTAATATATTAGGCGGAAATATGAAACTTTTAAAAACTTATAATATTGATTATAAATTTGAAAGTAAAAATTCTATTTATATTTTTGTAGTAGATTCAAAAGTTATTGCAACATTTGAACTTGAAGATGAGATAAAAGAGGGCGCAAAAGAGTTTATTTTAAATATCAAAAAATTAGGTTTAGATGTAGTCATGCTTACAGGAGATAATAATGCAACTGCAAAAAATGTTGCATCTAACGTTGGAATTAAAAACTATATTTCAGAAGTTGATCCAATAGAAAAGGCACAGTTTATACAAGATTTAAAAAATAAAGATAAAAATGTTATTATGGTAGGTGATGGGATAAATGATTCTGTTGCCTTAGCAAAAAGTGATGTTTCTATTGCAATGGGAAGTTCTGCTGATATTGCATTAAGTGTATCAGATATTGTTTTACTAGATAATTCATTAAATAGTTTAGAACTAGCATTTACACTTTCAAAAAGAACATACAAATTTATAAAACAGAATTTATTTATATCTTTAGTATATAATGCAATAACAATTCCTTTAGCAATGGCTGGGTATGTTATTCCTTTGGTTGCTGCATTATCAATGAGTCTTAGTTCACTTATTGTTGTTGCTAACTCTATGAGAATTAAATTAAAAAAGTAG
- a CDS encoding HD domain-containing phosphohydrolase, whose translation MHKEEISKKNLTILYVEDEKSVKTEIATILKLFAKEVIVASNGQEGLDIFKDKSIDLIITDIKMPKLNGFEMLEEITKINKEIPAIILSSSSQAKFIKQANKIDIINDYLLKPIDISTLFEKINKAYKKIQRQKEYESVTKLLEQYKIAVDKSAIFSKTDVDGKITYANKQFCDISGYSIEELLGNSHNLVRHPNNSKEFFKDLWNTIKNEKRVWKGRFKNRAKDGLTYIVDATIVPILNSKDEIDEFIAIRYDVTEGEAYKEFLQEKLFTSQEDAIKSVHLLKEYEHMINISASVVRVDINRNITFANDRLLELLHFEEEIDIIGKELISIVDKNSYDEYEKVFDDILNKGLYRGVLNFCCNSKNGLYNMDFTFRAIKDVDGNIKEFMGIGKNITERINLHKEIEDTQKDVIFSLGTIGEARSKETGNHVKRVAEYSYILATEYGLSQELAELIRLASPMHDIGKVAISDNILNKPGKFTPEEFEIMKEHAKLGHDMLKSSNRQILKASATVAYEHHEKWDGTGYPRGLSGENIHIFGRITAIADVFDALGSNRCYKKAWELDRILNLFKEQREKHFDPKLVDIFFDNLDKFLEIRDKYKDDYEEPEDLEAYR comes from the coding sequence ATGCATAAAGAAGAAATATCTAAAAAAAACTTAACTATTTTATATGTGGAAGATGAAAAGTCAGTAAAAACTGAAATTGCTACTATTTTAAAACTTTTCGCAAAAGAAGTAATTGTAGCATCAAATGGTCAAGAAGGTTTAGATATTTTTAAAGATAAATCAATTGATTTGATTATTACTGATATAAAAATGCCTAAATTAAATGGTTTTGAAATGTTAGAAGAAATCACTAAAATAAATAAAGAAATACCAGCTATTATACTCTCTTCATCTTCACAAGCAAAGTTTATAAAACAAGCAAATAAAATAGATATTATTAATGATTATTTACTAAAACCAATTGATATTTCAACTCTTTTTGAAAAAATAAATAAAGCCTATAAAAAAATTCAAAGACAAAAAGAGTATGAAAGTGTTACTAAACTTTTAGAACAGTACAAAATAGCAGTTGATAAATCTGCAATTTTTTCAAAAACTGATGTAGATGGAAAAATTACTTATGCAAATAAACAGTTTTGTGATATTTCTGGATATTCAATAGAAGAGTTACTTGGAAACTCACATAATTTAGTAAGACACCCAAATAATAGTAAAGAGTTTTTCAAAGATTTATGGAATACAATCAAAAATGAAAAAAGAGTTTGGAAAGGCAGATTTAAAAATAGAGCAAAAGATGGTTTAACTTATATTGTTGATGCAACAATAGTGCCTATATTAAACTCAAAAGATGAAATTGATGAGTTTATTGCTATTAGATATGATGTAACAGAAGGAGAAGCATATAAGGAGTTTTTACAAGAAAAACTTTTTACTTCTCAAGAAGATGCAATAAAAAGTGTTCATTTATTAAAAGAGTATGAACATATGATTAATATAAGTGCTTCTGTTGTAAGAGTTGATATCAATAGAAATATTACCTTTGCAAATGATAGATTATTGGAGTTATTACACTTTGAAGAAGAGATTGACATAATAGGTAAAGAACTTATATCAATTGTTGATAAAAATTCATATGATGAGTATGAAAAGGTTTTTGATGATATTTTAAATAAAGGTTTATATAGAGGAGTTTTAAACTTTTGTTGTAATAGTAAAAATGGTCTTTATAATATGGATTTTACTTTTAGAGCAATTAAAGATGTAGATGGTAATATTAAAGAGTTTATGGGAATTGGTAAAAATATTACTGAGAGAATAAATTTACACAAAGAGATTGAAGATACACAAAAAGATGTAATTTTTTCTCTTGGAACAATTGGGGAAGCAAGAAGTAAAGAGACAGGAAATCATGTAAAAAGAGTTGCAGAATACTCATATATTTTAGCAACAGAGTATGGATTAAGTCAAGAGCTTGCTGAATTAATAAGATTAGCCTCACCTATGCATGATATTGGAAAAGTTGCTATTTCTGATAATATTTTAAATAAACCAGGTAAATTTACACCAGAAGAGTTTGAAATCATGAAAGAACATGCAAAATTGGGTCATGATATGCTGAAAAGTTCAAATAGACAAATTTTAAAAGCATCTGCAACAGTAGCATATGAACATCATGAAAAATGGGATGGAACAGGCTATCCAAGAGGTTTAAGTGGTGAAAATATACACATTTTTGGAAGAATAACAGCAATTGCAGATGTATTTGATGCTTTAGGAAGTAATAGATGTTATAAAAAAGCATGGGAACTGGATAGAATTTTGAATTTATTTAAAGAACAAAGAGAAAAACATTTTGACCCAAAACTTGTAGATATCTTTTTTGATAATTTAGATAAGTTTCTTGAAATAAGAGATAAATATAAAGATGATTATGAAGAGCCAGAGGACTTAGAGGCTTATAGATAA
- a CDS encoding c-type cytochrome produces the protein MKKIVLGTLIAAASVMAANWAACASCHGAKAEKKALGKSQVIAGWDEAKTIKTLKGYKDGSYGGAMKGVMKGQVARLSDADIKDLAKKIASFK, from the coding sequence ATGAAAAAAATTGTTTTAGGAACATTAATAGCAGCAGCTTCTGTAATGGCTGCAAATTGGGCTGCATGTGCTAGCTGTCATGGTGCAAAAGCTGAGAAAAAAGCCTTAGGTAAATCACAAGTTATTGCTGGTTGGGACGAAGCTAAAACTATTAAAACACTAAAAGGTTATAAAGATGGATCTTATGGTGGAGCTATGAAAGGTGTAATGAAAGGTCAAGTTGCAAGACTTTCAGATGCAGACATTAAAGATTTAGCTAAAAAAATTGCTTCATTTAAATAA
- the amrA gene encoding AmmeMemoRadiSam system protein A, protein MDLKVLLDIARKSIFTYFDKSLVLNKEFYLSNFDELSEQRASFVTLTLNGRLRGCIGSLTAHTQLYEDVFINARKAAFNDPRFEPLQFKDFTNIKIEVSVLTPPRRVTYIDKYDLKDKLIPNEHGVILKYNENQATFLPQVWEQLPSFDEFMNSLCTKANVSISCLEDNAQIFIYEAMKIKE, encoded by the coding sequence ATGGATTTAAAAGTTCTTTTAGATATTGCAAGAAAAAGCATTTTTACATATTTTGATAAGTCATTAGTTTTAAATAAAGAGTTTTATTTATCAAACTTTGATGAATTAAGTGAACAAAGAGCAAGTTTTGTAACACTTACTTTAAATGGCAGATTAAGAGGTTGTATAGGCTCTTTGACTGCACATACTCAACTTTATGAAGATGTTTTTATCAATGCAAGAAAAGCAGCTTTTAATGATCCAAGATTTGAACCTTTACAGTTCAAAGATTTTACAAATATAAAAATAGAAGTTTCTGTTTTAACTCCACCAAGAAGAGTAACTTATATAGATAAATATGATTTAAAAGATAAATTAATTCCAAATGAACATGGTGTAATTTTAAAGTATAATGAAAATCAAGCAACTTTTTTACCTCAAGTTTGGGAACAGTTACCAAGTTTCGATGAGTTTATGAACTCATTGTGCACAAAAGCAAATGTATCAATATCTTGTCTTGAAGATAATGCACAAATTTTTATATATGAAGCCATGAAGATTAAGGAATAA